The proteins below are encoded in one region of Micromonospora pisi:
- a CDS encoding glycosyltransferase: MATVLLVSHGTHGDVWPMIHLGAGLRGRGHAVTLLTHTPYGDPVRRAGLRFVPIDTAEEYAAYLEDARRILLSRVGSPSPPDLLAHYHRTNLFGQLRAEVEHLCELTVPGETVLVGRHTSGLAPLIAGQLRDVPVAWVAMTPAQHLLLPVTEHLHRTALAGPINQLRAGFGLGPVDDWGTFLGSADLQLGLWPRWFDAAGDPTPDRVAKVGFLLDSAGSPDPEPVPPEVAELLSGEVPPVLVAGSSGQMLLHDFYSAAVPAALDAGRTVLLVSPYRELLPATLPTGVHWFRWLPYGSVMPRVAVVVHHGGTGTIARCLAAGVPQLVLAHSFDQPDTGARLRRLGVGEWLPSTQWEPARATALMRRLLDGRDYRDRALRLRAAVGTASVDQASRRIEALLTPADATAR, from the coding sequence ATGGCAACGGTTCTGCTGGTCAGCCACGGAACCCACGGCGACGTCTGGCCCATGATCCACCTCGGTGCGGGACTGCGTGGGCGGGGTCATGCCGTCACCCTGCTCACCCACACCCCGTACGGCGACCCCGTGCGCCGGGCCGGCCTCCGTTTCGTGCCGATCGACACCGCCGAGGAGTACGCGGCCTACCTGGAGGACGCCCGCCGGATCCTGCTCTCCCGGGTCGGCTCACCGAGCCCGCCGGACCTGCTCGCGCACTACCACCGGACGAACCTGTTCGGGCAGCTCCGAGCGGAGGTGGAGCACCTCTGCGAGCTGACCGTGCCGGGGGAGACGGTGCTCGTCGGCCGGCACACCTCGGGGCTCGCCCCACTGATCGCCGGGCAGCTGCGGGACGTACCCGTGGCCTGGGTGGCGATGACCCCGGCGCAGCACCTGCTGCTGCCGGTCACCGAACACCTGCACCGGACCGCGCTCGCCGGGCCGATCAACCAGCTCCGGGCCGGGTTCGGGCTGGGTCCGGTCGACGACTGGGGCACCTTCCTCGGCTCCGCCGACCTGCAACTCGGACTCTGGCCCCGGTGGTTCGACGCCGCCGGAGACCCGACCCCGGACCGGGTGGCGAAGGTCGGGTTCCTGCTCGACAGTGCCGGCTCGCCGGACCCGGAACCGGTGCCGCCGGAGGTGGCCGAGCTGCTGTCCGGTGAGGTGCCACCGGTGCTCGTCGCGGGCAGCAGCGGACAGATGCTGCTGCACGATTTCTACTCGGCGGCGGTCCCCGCCGCCCTCGACGCGGGCCGGACGGTGCTGCTGGTGTCGCCGTACCGGGAGCTGCTGCCGGCCACGTTGCCCACCGGCGTGCACTGGTTCCGCTGGTTGCCGTACGGGTCGGTGATGCCCCGGGTGGCGGTGGTCGTGCACCACGGGGGAACCGGCACCATCGCCAGGTGTCTCGCCGCCGGGGTGCCGCAGCTGGTGCTGGCGCACAGCTTCGACCAGCCGGATACCGGTGCCCGGCTGCGCCGGCTCGGCGTGGGGGAGTGGCTGCCGTCGACCCAGTGGGAACCGGCGCGGGCGACGGCGCTGATGCGCCGGCTCCTCGACGGGCGCGACTACCGGGACCGGGCGCTGCGGCTGCGCGCCGCCGTCGGAACCGCCTCGGTCGACCAGGCCAGCCGCCGGATCGAGGCACTGCTCACGCCGGCGGACGCTACAGCTCGGTGA
- a CDS encoding AMP-binding protein — protein MTTVPALLDARAATEPDRTALIVDGPGGGNNTADELTFDQWRTRAAAVGHGLLGRGVQRGDRIGLRFDGSDWVGFAIAYAAVTSIGAVAVPLPDRANPAQSRDLLDRCAAVGLIHTADAEVPAHQGWTATLDALDHGPAGPVDVPVGPDDLAQIIFTSGTTGPPKGVAASHANLTFGLLPRPRHRPLAHSTHFLHAFPIGTNAAQTMLLNALVARPTALTLPRFDPERFAALVEAYRVGTLFVVPAMAIELLHRATLDRHDLSSVLLLASTAAPLPVPVAIALRTALPGATIVNNYTSTEAAPAHTTLVFDPERPAALGRPAAGAELMISDPDGVRLPPGVVGEVRLRPGTRTRSYYRDPTASAAVFQDGWVRMGDLGYLDAEGYLHLVDRESDVVKSGAFKVSTPHVESTLHEHPAVADAAVVGVPHATMGTMLAAVVVAGEPVDLAELRAFLAQRLAPHERPTRLLLVDALPRNDGGKVRKAELRALFTTRPDPAEAPCAPPGSPTEIALAALWSEVLSAPSVGRDDDFFALGGDSLRATQLATLATARFGVTVPASLPFDEPVLTGQARWLAAVPTLAPAPAPAPAPEPLPVAPSAPGVDDVTVPLSAQQENFFGWMYATEEPRDVGPISVAIRITDEFDPELLTRSLRLLVRRHESLRTVFDSRDGTHRAYVRADCPPRVTVTPAVGPDHEARQAHATTVVRTDREHGFDLANGPLVRAVVVRLGADDHVLGLAVHHLVFDGWSMGVLLRELGLVYSALRAGRPVVLPPLPVPYPEAVRWTREQWPRTRDYWLRRLYGAPTGIDPFPGRRRAVRLRSDSLEFRLDVTVADRLRGYARDRGASTFMVVAAAWVAVLARFSGAPEIVLMSPVPGRARPEFEPLLGCLVQSLLLRVDAGADPTLDELLDRVRGTALSAIDHQYYPYAEFYPRFPNAAWLRFESWGGVTHFPGLVSEPFELPRALDADWPTPNGEPDLGVPELAMLEQPDGSISGWLLWNSYAFERSTMERLAAMLTRLGAQVPDRVDRPLSQLTEAM, from the coding sequence ATGACCACGGTGCCGGCGCTGCTCGACGCCCGTGCCGCGACCGAGCCGGACCGGACCGCCCTGATCGTGGACGGCCCCGGCGGGGGCAACAACACGGCGGACGAGCTGACCTTCGACCAGTGGCGGACGCGGGCCGCCGCTGTCGGGCACGGGCTGCTCGGCCGGGGTGTCCAGCGCGGTGACCGGATCGGTCTGCGTTTCGACGGCTCCGACTGGGTGGGCTTCGCGATCGCGTACGCGGCGGTGACCTCGATCGGCGCGGTCGCCGTACCCCTGCCCGACCGGGCCAACCCGGCCCAGTCACGTGATCTGCTCGACCGGTGCGCGGCCGTGGGCCTGATCCACACCGCCGACGCCGAGGTGCCCGCGCACCAGGGCTGGACGGCCACCCTGGACGCGCTCGACCATGGGCCAGCGGGGCCGGTCGACGTCCCGGTCGGACCGGACGACCTGGCGCAGATCATCTTCACCTCGGGCACCACCGGCCCACCGAAGGGGGTGGCGGCCAGCCACGCCAACCTGACCTTCGGCCTGCTCCCCCGGCCGCGCCACCGCCCGCTCGCCCACTCGACGCACTTCCTGCACGCCTTCCCGATCGGCACCAACGCCGCCCAGACCATGCTCCTGAACGCCCTCGTCGCCCGCCCGACGGCGCTGACCCTGCCCCGGTTCGACCCGGAGCGGTTCGCCGCGCTCGTCGAGGCGTACCGGGTGGGAACGCTCTTCGTGGTGCCGGCGATGGCCATCGAACTGCTCCACCGCGCGACCCTCGACCGACACGACCTCTCCAGCGTGCTGCTGCTCGCCTCGACCGCCGCTCCGCTGCCGGTGCCGGTGGCCATCGCGTTGCGCACCGCGCTGCCCGGCGCGACGATCGTCAACAACTACACCTCCACCGAGGCGGCGCCCGCGCACACCACACTGGTCTTCGACCCGGAGCGTCCGGCGGCGCTCGGCCGCCCGGCAGCCGGCGCCGAACTGATGATCAGCGACCCGGACGGGGTACGGCTGCCACCCGGCGTGGTCGGTGAGGTACGACTGCGCCCGGGTACCCGGACGCGCAGCTACTACCGGGACCCGACGGCCAGCGCGGCGGTCTTCCAGGACGGCTGGGTACGGATGGGTGACCTCGGCTATCTGGACGCCGAGGGCTACCTGCACCTCGTCGACCGGGAGAGCGACGTGGTCAAGTCCGGCGCGTTCAAGGTCTCCACCCCGCACGTCGAGTCGACCCTGCACGAGCACCCGGCGGTCGCCGACGCCGCCGTGGTGGGCGTACCGCACGCGACCATGGGAACCATGCTCGCGGCGGTGGTGGTCGCCGGGGAGCCGGTGGACCTCGCCGAACTGCGCGCCTTCCTGGCACAGCGGCTGGCCCCGCACGAACGGCCGACCCGACTGCTGCTGGTCGACGCGCTGCCCCGCAACGACGGGGGCAAGGTACGCAAGGCGGAGCTGCGCGCACTCTTCACCACCCGGCCGGACCCGGCGGAAGCTCCGTGCGCCCCGCCGGGCTCACCGACCGAGATCGCGCTGGCCGCACTCTGGTCCGAGGTGCTCTCCGCCCCCAGCGTCGGCCGCGACGACGACTTCTTCGCCCTCGGCGGGGACTCGTTGCGGGCCACCCAGCTCGCCACCCTCGCCACCGCACGGTTCGGCGTCACGGTGCCGGCCTCGCTCCCCTTCGACGAACCCGTGCTCACCGGGCAGGCACGCTGGCTGGCCGCCGTACCGACGCTCGCGCCGGCCCCAGCGCCCGCACCCGCACCCGAGCCGCTGCCGGTCGCGCCCTCGGCGCCGGGTGTCGATGACGTGACGGTGCCGTTGAGCGCACAGCAGGAGAACTTCTTCGGCTGGATGTACGCGACCGAGGAACCCCGCGACGTCGGCCCGATCAGTGTGGCGATCCGGATCACCGACGAGTTCGACCCGGAGTTGTTGACCCGGAGCCTGCGGCTGCTGGTCCGCCGACACGAGTCGCTGCGTACGGTCTTCGACAGCCGGGACGGCACGCACCGGGCGTACGTCCGGGCGGACTGCCCGCCCCGGGTGACGGTCACCCCGGCTGTCGGCCCGGACCACGAGGCCCGGCAGGCGCACGCCACCACGGTTGTCCGTACCGACCGGGAGCACGGGTTCGACCTGGCCAACGGCCCGCTGGTCCGGGCGGTGGTGGTCCGGCTCGGCGCGGACGACCACGTACTCGGCCTCGCCGTGCACCACCTCGTCTTCGACGGCTGGTCGATGGGGGTGCTGCTGCGTGAACTCGGGCTGGTCTACTCGGCGCTGCGCGCCGGCCGACCGGTGGTGCTGCCACCACTGCCGGTGCCGTACCCGGAGGCGGTCCGCTGGACCCGCGAGCAGTGGCCACGCACCCGCGACTACTGGTTACGCCGGCTCTACGGGGCGCCGACCGGGATCGACCCGTTTCCGGGTAGGCGGCGGGCGGTCCGGCTGCGCAGCGACTCGCTGGAGTTCCGCCTCGACGTGACCGTAGCCGACCGGCTGCGCGGCTACGCCCGGGACCGGGGCGCGAGCACCTTCATGGTCGTCGCGGCGGCCTGGGTGGCGGTGCTGGCCCGGTTCAGCGGCGCACCCGAGATCGTGCTGATGTCGCCGGTGCCGGGCAGGGCCCGACCGGAGTTCGAACCGCTGCTCGGGTGCCTGGTGCAGTCGCTGCTGCTGCGGGTGGACGCCGGCGCCGACCCCACCCTCGACGAGCTGCTCGACCGGGTACGCGGCACCGCGCTGAGCGCGATCGACCACCAGTACTACCCGTACGCCGAGTTCTACCCACGCTTCCCGAACGCCGCCTGGCTGCGGTTCGAGAGCTGGGGCGGGGTGACCCACTTTCCCGGGCTGGTCTCGGAACCGTTCGAGCTGCCGCGCGCCCTCGACGCGGACTGGCCGACCCCGAACGGCGAACCCGATCTGGGCGTACCCGAACTGGCCATGCTCGAACAGCCGGACGGTTCGATCTCCGGTTGGTTGCTGTGGAACTCGTACGCCTTCGAGCGGTCCACCATGGAGCGTCTCGCCGCGATGCTGACCCGACTGGGCGCACAGGTACCGGACCGGGTTGACCGACCACTGTCCCAACTGACGGAGGCGATGTGA
- a CDS encoding SigE family RNA polymerase sigma factor: MSDDFVEFAQVAAGRLRDTAFLMCRDWHLAQDLTQITLAKVYASWKRVRQADNPHAYARKMLVRILIDQKRRASSREQAVAVTPDHGVTYPADLRVTLLDALATLPTRDRAIVVLRYWEDLSVESVAELVDVSPAVVKTQSMRSLARLRELLGDSRFELYAEDRR; this comes from the coding sequence ATGAGCGACGACTTCGTGGAATTCGCGCAGGTCGCCGCAGGCCGCCTGCGCGACACCGCGTTCCTCATGTGTCGGGACTGGCATCTGGCGCAGGACCTGACCCAGATCACCCTGGCCAAGGTGTACGCCTCCTGGAAACGGGTGCGACAGGCCGACAACCCGCACGCGTACGCCCGGAAGATGCTGGTCCGGATCCTGATCGACCAGAAGCGGCGGGCCAGTTCACGGGAGCAGGCGGTCGCCGTCACCCCGGACCACGGGGTGACGTACCCGGCCGACCTGCGGGTGACCCTGTTGGACGCGTTGGCCACGTTGCCGACCCGGGATCGGGCGATCGTGGTGCTGCGCTACTGGGAGGATCTCAGCGTCGAGTCGGTGGCGGAGCTGGTCGACGTCTCGCCTGCCGTGGTGAAGACGCAGAGCATGCGTTCCCTTGCCCGGCTCCGGGAACTGCTCGGCGACAGCCGGTTCGAGCTGTACGCCGAGGACCGCCGGTAG
- a CDS encoding HAD-IIIC family phosphatase codes for MLTVRVAASFTAEPLAEVLRFWAGELALPMAIEFAPYGQVFQQLLDPGSPLRTGRDGVNVVAVRPTDIADPDGFVAALRTADQRAAAPLVLALCPDPPTAGRSTTDTERVVRDGLTGGTRLRLRLIGPAELADRYPVAEPHDAYADRLGRVPYTPEFFAALGTALARTVHALVTTRPKVIVVDADNTLWNGIVGEDGPGGVTVDRHRRAIQQLLVAQRDTGRLLCLCSRNQPADVDAVLTGHPDLPLRPEHLTASRVNWQPKSENLRSLAAELNLGLESFVFLDDSPVEVAEVRAACPEVLALTLPSDSAAAAAFLRHCWPLDLDRVTDEDRERAARYEQEARRHAWRERGMLLADFHAGLELRVDIAPARPDQRERVAQLAQRTNQFNLAPVRRDPLEPAAPDLDCLVVTVEDRFGDYGLVGVVGYTVDAELLRVDTFLLSCRALGRGVEHRMLAHLGDLALERGLSTVALACLPTARNGPARTFLAEVTAGTPAEPQPGQADPVRYHRLPASVAAAVRHRPDATSEPPGRDAIGEPPGSDVEPVLPGPAAPWAMVERIATTLAEPAAVRAALLAANAPSAGTAGGDPVSWADGVDPVEARVMAIWAELLAVAPRTPSDNFFALGGQSLQLVQFMARVREMFAVELPVELLFTPAFTVAEVSREIRERQLAGVDGAELTGLIAELERLSDAEIESLLAEEGA; via the coding sequence ATGCTGACCGTACGCGTCGCCGCCTCCTTCACCGCCGAACCACTGGCCGAGGTGCTGCGGTTCTGGGCCGGGGAACTGGCCCTGCCGATGGCGATCGAGTTCGCCCCGTACGGTCAGGTGTTCCAGCAACTGCTCGATCCGGGCAGTCCGCTGCGGACCGGTCGTGACGGGGTGAATGTCGTCGCGGTCAGACCCACCGACATCGCGGACCCGGACGGGTTCGTCGCCGCCCTGCGCACAGCCGACCAGCGGGCCGCCGCACCGCTGGTGCTCGCGCTCTGCCCCGACCCGCCGACCGCCGGACGCTCCACAACCGACACCGAGCGGGTGGTACGCGACGGTCTGACGGGCGGCACGCGCCTGCGCCTGCGTCTGATCGGACCGGCCGAACTGGCCGACCGTTATCCGGTGGCCGAACCGCACGACGCGTACGCCGACCGGCTCGGCCGGGTGCCGTACACGCCGGAGTTCTTCGCCGCGCTGGGTACCGCCCTGGCCCGCACCGTACACGCCCTGGTGACGACCCGACCGAAGGTGATCGTGGTCGACGCGGACAACACCCTGTGGAACGGCATCGTCGGCGAGGACGGGCCGGGCGGTGTCACCGTCGACCGGCACCGCCGCGCGATTCAACAACTGCTCGTCGCCCAGCGCGACACCGGCCGGCTGCTCTGCCTCTGCAGCCGCAACCAGCCCGCCGACGTCGACGCGGTCCTCACCGGCCACCCGGATCTGCCGCTGCGCCCTGAACACCTCACCGCCAGCCGGGTCAACTGGCAACCGAAGTCGGAAAACCTGCGCTCCCTCGCCGCCGAGCTGAACCTCGGGTTGGAGAGTTTTGTCTTCCTCGACGACAGCCCGGTCGAGGTCGCCGAGGTGCGGGCCGCCTGCCCCGAGGTGCTCGCGCTGACGCTGCCGTCCGACTCCGCCGCCGCGGCGGCCTTCCTGCGCCACTGCTGGCCGCTGGACCTCGACCGGGTCACCGACGAGGACCGCGAACGTGCCGCGCGCTACGAGCAGGAGGCACGGCGGCACGCGTGGCGCGAGCGCGGCATGTTGCTGGCCGACTTCCACGCCGGCCTGGAACTGCGGGTCGACATCGCGCCGGCCCGGCCCGACCAGCGCGAGCGGGTCGCCCAGCTCGCCCAGCGGACCAACCAGTTCAACCTCGCCCCGGTACGCCGTGACCCGCTCGAACCGGCCGCACCCGACCTCGACTGCCTGGTGGTGACCGTCGAGGACCGCTTCGGCGACTACGGCCTCGTCGGCGTGGTGGGTTACACCGTCGACGCCGAACTGCTGCGGGTCGACACCTTCCTGCTCAGCTGCCGGGCACTGGGTCGCGGGGTCGAGCACCGGATGCTCGCCCACCTCGGCGACCTGGCCCTGGAACGGGGCCTGTCGACGGTGGCGCTGGCATGTCTGCCGACCGCCCGGAACGGACCCGCCCGCACCTTTCTCGCCGAGGTCACCGCCGGTACGCCCGCCGAGCCGCAGCCGGGGCAGGCCGACCCGGTCCGCTACCACCGGCTGCCCGCCTCGGTGGCGGCGGCGGTACGTCACCGACCCGACGCCACCAGCGAGCCGCCCGGCCGCGATGCCATTGGCGAACCTCCCGGTTCCGACGTCGAGCCGGTGCTGCCGGGCCCGGCCGCGCCCTGGGCGATGGTGGAGCGGATCGCCACCACGCTCGCCGAGCCGGCGGCCGTCCGGGCTGCCCTGCTCGCCGCCAACGCCCCGTCGGCCGGAACCGCAGGCGGCGACCCGGTCTCCTGGGCCGACGGCGTCGACCCGGTGGAGGCCCGGGTGATGGCGATCTGGGCGGAACTGCTCGCGGTGGCACCACGTACGCCCTCGGACAACTTCTTCGCCCTCGGTGGACAGTCTCTGCAACTGGTCCAGTTCATGGCCCGGGTACGGGAGATGTTCGCGGTCGAACTCCCGGTCGAGCTCCTGTTCACCCCGGCCTTCACCGTTGCCGAGGTCTCCCGTGAGATCCGGGAGCGTCAGCTCGCCGGGGTCGACGGCGCCGAGCTGACCGGTCTGATCGCCGAGCTGGAACGACTCTCCGACGCTGAGATCGAGTCACTGCTCGCCGAAGAGGGCGCCTGA
- the yaaA gene encoding peroxide stress protein YaaA yields MLILLPPSEGKTAPRSGRPLNLDALTLPQLNPGRERVLDALVGLCAGDDRERARTVLGLSPGQDEEISRNARLRSAPAQPAAKIYTGVLYDALDIATLTGAARSRVRRCVLVFSGLWGAVRVDDRIPAYRCAIGVSLPDVGGLTGYWRGLLDPVVAEAADGAPVLDLRSGAYGAMWRPTGRTAERTVAVRVLHEQVVDGVTRRSVVSHFNKATKGRLVRDLLLAGAAPRSTGKLVEALRDLKYTVEEQPAAAGRPRQLDVVVTEL; encoded by the coding sequence GTGCTGATCCTGCTACCTCCGTCGGAAGGGAAGACCGCACCCCGCTCCGGCCGCCCACTGAACCTCGACGCGCTCACCCTGCCCCAGCTGAACCCGGGACGGGAACGGGTGCTGGACGCGCTGGTCGGACTCTGCGCGGGCGACGACCGGGAACGGGCCCGTACGGTCCTCGGGCTGAGCCCGGGTCAGGACGAGGAGATCAGCCGCAACGCCCGGCTCCGGAGCGCACCGGCCCAGCCAGCTGCCAAGATCTACACCGGGGTGCTCTACGACGCCCTGGACATCGCCACCCTGACCGGAGCCGCCCGGTCCCGGGTGCGCCGCTGCGTGCTCGTCTTCTCCGGGCTCTGGGGCGCGGTACGCGTCGACGACCGGATTCCGGCGTACCGGTGCGCGATCGGGGTCAGCCTGCCGGACGTGGGCGGGCTCACCGGGTACTGGCGGGGGTTACTGGATCCGGTGGTGGCCGAGGCAGCCGACGGGGCACCTGTGCTCGACCTGCGCTCCGGGGCGTACGGGGCGATGTGGCGACCGACCGGGCGGACCGCCGAACGGACGGTCGCCGTACGGGTGCTGCACGAACAGGTCGTCGACGGCGTGACCCGGCGGTCGGTGGTGAGCCACTTCAACAAGGCGACCAAGGGGCGTCTGGTCCGTGACCTGCTGCTGGCCGGGGCGGCGCCACGGAGCACGGGCAAGTTGGTCGAGGCGCTGCGTGACCTGAAGTACACGGTCGAGGAGCAGCCGGCCGCTGCCGGCCGGCCCCGTCAGCTCGACGTGGTGGTCACCGAGCTGTAG
- a CDS encoding protein kinase domain-containing protein: MSLPVLLGGRYQLGELIGNGGMAEVYRGRDLRLGRDVAIKMLRAGLTPDPAFQMRFRREAQNSASLNHPAIVAVYDTGERTTPTGEVWPFIAMEFIDGRTLKEVLAVERRLMPRRAMEICADICAALEFSHRRGIVHRDIKPSNVMLTRHGQVKVADFGIARAFSVGATTVPGTSAVVGTVHYLSPEQVRGDAADGRSDVYATGCLMFALLCGHPPFVGESKMDVLDQQVRDDPPLPSHLNPDVEPSVDAVVLKALAKEPLDRYQSAAELRADLLRAIAGRPVAAALPEVTEQPSINVRGPRWYETFASKLGDTSTFTVWRSFVVDRWERQAFGLSSAQQTTMGWTPPTTEDLVIRVYPSAAGGAGNTVLLRGSAGEVEVPLRLPSDLAANLARASSAIDTARLDPTLSTAADIAAVRKLGTALFDALLHGESRSLYRACHHAVRYGGDRRPVNAVLRLVLRMPSPELAALPWELMFDDEAGAHLALEHPIVRYVEMPVPVRSSATKPPLYLLGMVVSPDDLDPVAVAAEREAIEEALRQFVRDGLIRLSWVNGQTWQDLQRKLYKRQYHALHFVGHGGFDAIRGEGYVAFANRAGEADRVFASDLGAILANQNGLRMVVLNTCESARDDGLHGYTSTAEALVRRGVNSVLSMRDVVSDPVARKFATVFYEALSASAPIDVAAMMARLAVRRDGLGSLEWGTPTVFMRSGSTPLLDT, translated from the coding sequence ATGAGCCTGCCGGTGTTGCTGGGGGGCAGGTACCAGCTCGGCGAGCTGATCGGCAATGGCGGCATGGCCGAGGTGTATCGGGGACGTGACCTCCGGCTCGGGCGGGACGTCGCGATCAAGATGCTGCGAGCGGGCCTCACCCCGGACCCCGCGTTCCAGATGCGGTTCCGACGTGAGGCGCAGAACTCGGCATCGCTGAATCACCCGGCGATCGTCGCGGTCTACGACACCGGTGAGCGGACCACACCGACCGGCGAAGTCTGGCCGTTCATCGCGATGGAGTTCATCGACGGCCGGACACTCAAGGAAGTGTTGGCGGTCGAACGCCGACTCATGCCGCGCCGGGCGATGGAGATCTGCGCGGACATCTGCGCGGCACTGGAGTTCAGCCACCGCCGGGGAATCGTCCATCGGGACATCAAGCCCAGCAACGTGATGCTGACGCGGCACGGTCAGGTGAAGGTTGCCGACTTCGGGATCGCCCGGGCCTTCTCGGTCGGCGCGACCACGGTGCCGGGTACCAGCGCCGTGGTCGGCACTGTTCACTACCTCTCGCCGGAACAGGTACGCGGTGACGCGGCGGACGGCCGTTCGGATGTCTACGCGACCGGGTGCCTGATGTTCGCGCTGCTCTGTGGGCATCCGCCGTTCGTCGGTGAGTCCAAGATGGATGTCTTGGACCAGCAGGTACGGGACGACCCACCGCTGCCGAGTCACCTCAATCCCGACGTGGAGCCGTCCGTTGACGCGGTCGTTCTCAAGGCGCTGGCAAAGGAACCGCTCGACCGTTACCAGAGCGCGGCCGAACTGCGTGCCGATCTGCTACGGGCGATAGCGGGTAGGCCGGTGGCGGCGGCACTGCCGGAGGTGACCGAGCAGCCCTCGATCAACGTCCGGGGCCCCCGGTGGTACGAGACCTTCGCGTCCAAGCTCGGTGACACCAGCACGTTCACCGTCTGGCGATCATTCGTCGTGGACAGATGGGAACGGCAGGCATTCGGGCTCTCCTCGGCGCAACAGACAACCATGGGCTGGACCCCGCCGACCACCGAAGACCTGGTGATCCGCGTTTATCCGTCCGCTGCCGGGGGCGCCGGGAACACGGTGCTACTCAGGGGCTCGGCCGGTGAGGTGGAGGTGCCGCTGCGGTTGCCGTCGGACCTGGCCGCCAACCTCGCACGGGCGAGTTCCGCGATCGACACCGCCCGCCTCGACCCGACGCTCTCGACCGCGGCGGACATCGCGGCCGTACGGAAGCTGGGCACCGCACTGTTCGACGCGCTGTTGCACGGTGAGTCGAGGAGCTTGTACCGGGCCTGCCACCACGCGGTCCGCTACGGCGGCGACCGGAGGCCGGTCAATGCCGTGCTCCGGTTGGTGCTGCGGATGCCCTCGCCGGAACTGGCCGCGCTGCCCTGGGAGCTGATGTTCGACGACGAGGCGGGGGCGCATCTTGCCCTGGAGCATCCGATCGTGCGTTACGTCGAGATGCCGGTGCCGGTCCGGAGCAGCGCGACCAAGCCACCGCTGTACCTCCTCGGCATGGTCGTCTCCCCGGACGACCTCGATCCGGTCGCGGTGGCGGCGGAGCGGGAGGCGATCGAAGAGGCGCTGCGCCAGTTCGTCCGGGACGGGCTGATCCGACTGAGCTGGGTGAACGGCCAGACCTGGCAGGACCTGCAACGTAAGCTCTACAAGCGTCAGTACCACGCCCTGCACTTCGTCGGCCACGGGGGATTCGACGCGATCCGTGGCGAGGGGTACGTAGCGTTCGCCAACAGGGCGGGCGAGGCGGACCGGGTGTTCGCCTCGGACCTCGGCGCGATCCTGGCCAACCAGAACGGGCTGCGCATGGTCGTGCTCAACACCTGTGAGTCCGCGAGAGACGACGGCTTGCACGGCTACACCAGCACGGCGGAGGCGCTCGTACGGCGGGGCGTGAATTCCGTGCTGTCCATGCGGGACGTCGTCTCGGATCCGGTCGCCCGCAAGTTCGCGACGGTCTTCTACGAGGCCCTCTCCGCCTCGGCGCCCATCGACGTCGCCGCGATGATGGCCCGGCTCGCGGTCCGCCGCGACGGTCTCGGCTCGTTGGAGTGGGGAACCCCGACCGTTTTCATGCGCTCTGGCAGCACGCCCCTTCTTGATACGTGA
- a CDS encoding MbtH family protein, which translates to MYDEDDENGSYVVVVNDEEQFSIWRDGTPPPAGWRQVGTAGTRRECLEYVERVWTDMRPASLRARIAATSG; encoded by the coding sequence ATGTACGACGAGGACGACGAAAACGGCAGCTACGTCGTAGTGGTCAACGACGAGGAACAGTTCTCCATCTGGCGCGACGGGACCCCGCCGCCGGCCGGCTGGCGGCAGGTCGGCACCGCAGGCACCCGGCGCGAGTGCCTGGAGTACGTCGAACGGGTCTGGACCGACATGCGGCCGGCATCCCTACGCGCCCGGATCGCCGCCACCTCCGGCTGA